A single region of the Lathamus discolor isolate bLatDis1 chromosome 13, bLatDis1.hap1, whole genome shotgun sequence genome encodes:
- the SMIM5 gene encoding small integral membrane protein 5 — MSSEGFLKEMQTIGEKFLLKLQKLPKADPVEIVSFCVVLLFIVTVLVLMIIACSCCCYSCCSCDGHPDHRRRKIQVRPAAHS; from the exons ATGTCATCTGAAGGCTTTCTGAAGGAAATGCAAACCATTGGTGAGAAGTTTCTCCTTAAGCTCCAGAAACTGCCCAAGGCTGACCCAGTGGAGATTGTGTCCTTTTGTGTGGTTCTTCTGTTTATCG TTACTGTTCTGGTGCTCATGATCattgcctgcagctgctgctgctatagCTGCTGTAGCTGTGATGGACATCCTGACCACAGACGGAGAAAGATCCAAGTCCGCCCAGCTGCCCATTCATGA